The nucleotide window GGCTTTTTATCATGTAGATGAAGAGACAATTTTTTTGGAAAGTGCAATTTTCAAAATAGCTTCTAATTTACTTTTTGATGAAAGACAAATTCAAAATATTATAAAAGACAGTAAATCGGAGATTGTTACTGTATCAAGAGAATTTTTTGTGATTTCAAAATCTGGAAAAAGATCTGAAATTGAAGATTTATATGAGAAATTGAAACCTTTTGGAATCATGCAGTTTGCGCGTTCAGGAAGAATTTCGATTTCAAAACAAAAAATGGAAATTTCAGCAATATTAGAAGCATTTAAATAAATACAATCTGCAAAAGCATTGCAAAAATAAAGCAGATTACAATTCAATTATAAATTTTACATTCATTAAATATTAAAAAAATGGCAAATTATTTCAATTCATTACCACTTAGATTACAATTAGAACAATTAGGAGTTTGCGAATTCATGGATCAATCAGAATTTGCAAATGGAATAGATGCATTAGCAGGAAAAAAAGTAGTCATTGTAGGTTGTGGAGCCCAAGGTTTGAACCAAGGTTTGAACATGAGAGATTCAGGTTTGGATATTTCTTATGCACTTCGTGCTGAAGCTATTGCAGAAAAAAGAGCTTCTTTTAAAAATGCTAATGATAATGGTTTCAAAGTGGGAACTTATGAAGAACTAATCCCAACAGCTGATTTAGTTTGTAACCTTACACCAGATAAACAACACACTGCTGTGGTTACTGCAATTATGCCTTTGATGAAACAAGGAGCTACATTGGCATATTCACACGGTTTCAATATTGTTGAAGAAGGAATGCAAATCCGTAAAGACATTACTGTTATTATGTGTGCACCTAAGTGTCCAGGATCTGAAGTGCGTGAAGAATATAAAAGAGGTTTTGGAGTTCCAACTCTTATCGCTGTTCACCCAGAAAACGATCCTAATGGAGTAGGATTGGATCAAGCAAAAGCTTATGCTGCTGCTACTGGAGGTCACAGAGCGGGAGTTTTGAGATCTTCTTTTGTTGCCGAAGTAAAATCAGATTTAATGGGTGAGCAAACAATCTTGTGTGGATTGTTGCAAACAGGTTCTATCTTGTGTTTTGACAAAATGGTTGCCGAAGGTGTAGAACCAGGATATGCATCTAAATTAATTCAATACGGATGGGAAACTATCACAGAAGCATTGAAATATGGTGGTATCACAAACATGATGGATAGATTATCTAATCCAGCTAAAATAGCTGCATTTAATGCTTCTGAAGAATTAAAAGACATTATGCGTCCGTTATTCAGAAAACACATGGATGATATTATTTCTGGTCACTTTTCTAAAACAATGATGGAAGATTGGGCAAATGATGATGTTAATTTGTTGTCTTGGAGAGCTGCAACAGGAGAAACTAATTTTGAAAAAACTCCAGCAGGTAATGTTGAAATTTCTGAACAAGAGTATTTTGACAATGGAGTATTAATGGTTGCAATGGTAAGAGCTGGTGTAGAATTGGCTTTTGAAGCAATGACTGATTCAGGAATTATTGAAGAATCTGCTTATTACGAATCATTACACGAAACTCCGCTTATTGCTAATACAATTGCAAGAAAAAAATTATTCGAAATGAACCGTGTAATTTCTGATACTGCCGAGTACGGATGTTATTTATTTGATCATGCTTGTAAGCCATTAATCGCTGATTACGTAAAAAATGCACCAAGTAACTTAGTAGGTCGTCCATTCAATAACGGAAATAACGGAGTTGATAACAAAGAATTAATAGAAGTTAATTCAATCATTAGAAACCACCCAGTTGAAGAAGTTGGAGCCTGGTTGAGAGAATCGATGACAGCA belongs to Flavobacterium gilvum and includes:
- the ilvN gene encoding acetolactate synthase small subunit produces the protein MENKTFTISVYSENNVGLLNRISGIFLKRHINILSLNVSESEIEAVSRFIIVVNTTEKWVQNIVGQIEKQIEVIKAFYHVDEETIFLESAIFKIASNLLFDERQIQNIIKDSKSEIVTVSREFFVISKSGKRSEIEDLYEKLKPFGIMQFARSGRISISKQKMEISAILEAFK
- the ilvC gene encoding ketol-acid reductoisomerase; its protein translation is MANYFNSLPLRLQLEQLGVCEFMDQSEFANGIDALAGKKVVIVGCGAQGLNQGLNMRDSGLDISYALRAEAIAEKRASFKNANDNGFKVGTYEELIPTADLVCNLTPDKQHTAVVTAIMPLMKQGATLAYSHGFNIVEEGMQIRKDITVIMCAPKCPGSEVREEYKRGFGVPTLIAVHPENDPNGVGLDQAKAYAAATGGHRAGVLRSSFVAEVKSDLMGEQTILCGLLQTGSILCFDKMVAEGVEPGYASKLIQYGWETITEALKYGGITNMMDRLSNPAKIAAFNASEELKDIMRPLFRKHMDDIISGHFSKTMMEDWANDDVNLLSWRAATGETNFEKTPAGNVEISEQEYFDNGVLMVAMVRAGVELAFEAMTDSGIIEESAYYESLHETPLIANTIARKKLFEMNRVISDTAEYGCYLFDHACKPLIADYVKNAPSNLVGRPFNNGNNGVDNKELIEVNSIIRNHPVEEVGAWLRESMTAMKKIVG